A window from Rhizosphaericola mali encodes these proteins:
- a CDS encoding Rrf2 family transcriptional regulator, with product MINSRFSIQIHILCLLAVHRSPLTSDFIASSANCNPVLVRKELSILKKMGFVHTKEGKSGGATLAIAANEIHLDQLYKILYENQEVFGQNKNTPNPNCNIGKNINLLMSDINRHAELSLLNTLNGFTIQNLLEQI from the coding sequence ATGATTAATAGTAGATTCTCAATTCAGATTCATATATTGTGTTTATTGGCTGTACATCGATCACCTTTAACTTCTGACTTTATTGCTAGTAGTGCCAATTGTAATCCTGTTTTAGTTAGAAAGGAATTGAGCATCCTAAAAAAAATGGGATTTGTACATACCAAAGAAGGTAAGAGTGGCGGTGCAACTTTAGCTATAGCAGCAAACGAAATCCATCTAGATCAATTATATAAAATCTTATATGAAAATCAAGAAGTATTTGGTCAAAATAAAAACACACCCAATCCCAATTGTAACATAGGTAAAAATATTAATTTGCTTATGTCAGATATTAATCGACATGCAGAATTGTCTTTATTAAATACTTTAAATGGTTTTACAATTCAAAACCTACTCGAACAAATTTAA
- a CDS encoding nuclear transport factor 2 family protein, whose product MKRIVFSLIAMMAFAFHGFSQKTTDKNYLSELKHNKEVVLAFYQQVFGDKDLSHLDKYLLPTYIQHNPHVADGAAAFEKAASGWLKGAPKTKIDVQHIAADGDLVFIHLKNKLPGGKLQSTIDIFRMENGKIAEHWDVHELVPDSSANPHPMF is encoded by the coding sequence ATGAAACGGATTGTATTTTCCTTGATTGCAATGATGGCATTTGCTTTCCATGGATTTAGTCAAAAAACAACAGATAAGAATTATCTATCCGAATTAAAACACAATAAGGAAGTTGTGTTGGCTTTTTACCAACAGGTTTTTGGAGATAAGGATTTAAGTCATTTGGATAAATATTTATTGCCTACTTACATCCAACACAATCCACATGTGGCGGATGGTGCCGCAGCTTTTGAAAAAGCTGCTTCTGGTTGGTTAAAAGGTGCACCGAAAACCAAAATCGATGTACAACATATTGCTGCCGATGGAGATTTAGTTTTTATTCATTTGAAAAATAAATTACCTGGTGGCAAATTACAATCCACTATCGATATTTTCCGTATGGAAAATGGAAAGATTGCAGAGCATTGGGATGTACATGAGTTAGTTCCAGACTCTTCAGCAAATCCACATCCGATGTTTTAA
- a CDS encoding response regulator yields MEKNKILIAEDEPDILEILSYNLKKEGYDIIQAENGEEALDKAKEFVPDLLILDIMMPKKSGTEVCEILRSQPEFEDSTIIFLTALNDEKSHLKGFELGADDYISKPISPKVLTSRVNAIFRRKNKESEKTLQIGNMLIDPVKYVVKVDDNEVVLAKKEFELLYLLASKAGRVFLRNEILQQIWGIDVIVGDRTIDVHIRKIRQKLGIDCISTVKGVGYKFSN; encoded by the coding sequence ATGGAAAAAAATAAAATTCTAATTGCAGAAGACGAACCGGATATATTAGAGATCCTAAGTTACAATCTGAAAAAGGAAGGCTATGATATTATTCAAGCCGAAAATGGAGAAGAAGCATTAGATAAAGCAAAAGAATTTGTTCCAGATCTTTTGATTTTGGATATTATGATGCCCAAAAAATCAGGAACAGAAGTTTGCGAGATTCTAAGAAGTCAACCAGAATTTGAAGATTCAACAATTATTTTCTTGACGGCTTTGAATGACGAAAAATCACATTTAAAAGGTTTTGAATTGGGGGCAGATGATTATATCAGCAAACCAATCAGTCCAAAAGTGCTTACTAGTCGTGTAAACGCTATTTTCCGTAGAAAAAATAAAGAAAGCGAAAAGACGCTTCAAATTGGAAATATGTTGATCGATCCAGTGAAATATGTGGTAAAAGTGGATGATAATGAAGTTGTTTTAGCTAAAAAAGAATTTGAACTTTTATACTTATTAGCATCTAAAGCTGGTCGTGTATTTCTAAGAAATGAAATTTTACAACAGATCTGGGGCATAGACGTCATCGTAGGCGATCGCACCATCGATGTACATATCAGAAAAATCCGTCAAAAATTGGGAATAGATTGTATCTCCACGGTGAAAGGTGTAGGTTATAAATTTTCTAATTAG
- a CDS encoding Lrp/AsnC family transcriptional regulator yields the protein MDVLDNTDILILKTLNQNSNITTKELAKIVSLSPTPVFERVKRLENEGYIRKYIAVLDAEKLNKGFIVFCNIKLKRHNKEIGNNFVSDIMQIEEIAECYNISGDFDFLLKIYAKDMHHYQDIVFNKLGSVESIGSTHSTFVMSEIKASFTLPI from the coding sequence ATGGACGTTTTAGACAACACAGACATTTTAATTTTAAAAACATTAAACCAAAACTCTAACATAACTACAAAGGAACTTGCAAAAATAGTTTCGCTCTCTCCCACTCCAGTTTTTGAGCGGGTCAAGAGGTTAGAAAATGAAGGCTATATCAGAAAATACATAGCCGTTTTAGATGCTGAGAAATTAAATAAAGGGTTTATTGTCTTTTGTAACATCAAGTTGAAAAGGCACAATAAAGAGATTGGTAACAATTTCGTATCTGATATTATGCAAATCGAAGAGATTGCGGAGTGTTACAATATCTCTGGCGACTTCGATTTCTTATTGAAGATTTATGCAAAAGATATGCACCACTACCAAGACATCGTATTCAACAAATTAGGTTCTGTTGAGAGTATTGGTAGTACGCATAGCACTTTTGTCATGAGCGAAATTAAAGCCTCTTTTACCTTACCGATTTAG
- a CDS encoding HSP90 family protein, with product MDQNQPYSFQVNLQGMISLLSEHLYSNPNTFIRELLQNGVDAITARKNLDETIVGKIKIQLPTDEDAFFTFQDNGIGLKENEIHQFLSVIGESSKRNDNIDGKDFIGKFGIGMLSCFVVSEKIIVETQSIFEDHSFRWTASSDGNYTIENLPRNENVGTKVILYSKAQYKHLFGLNHFLPQIRYYGNALTEEIVIENKNDTIIVNETKAQWINGNLEKEDLLQIGRDVFNIKFLDAIPFHTKAGDCSGVLYILPQKTSFSGKQNHRVFLKRMFLTENDNGLLPSWAFFVKMLLNSNDLNATASRESLMHNDVLREVKKELGEIIKHYLESLKTLNPEIYYKIIQVHFLHVKAIALEDTEFLQLVINDLPFETNKGFRSFRNIIETGQTIYYCPDFDEFKQVQRLANFQGNMVVNASYTFDEELLRKIASAHPEYKIQAINSYKLLNSLQSIDEKEEISLLGIRTKILEILKSYNIELEFKRFQPSDTPTLYTRPEESAFNNTIKQLKENSNPFASAIQSIPQEVQKKPVFCLNLDNSLIQNLITITDTDILTPIVQVLFVQAMLMGKYTVSEKELTMFNDALYSLIVMGMTNFINI from the coding sequence ATGGATCAAAATCAACCTTATTCCTTTCAAGTAAATTTACAAGGGATGATTTCCCTTTTGTCAGAACATTTATATAGCAACCCGAATACATTTATTCGGGAGCTATTGCAAAATGGAGTCGATGCAATTACAGCCAGAAAAAATCTAGATGAAACTATCGTTGGGAAAATAAAAATTCAATTACCGACAGACGAGGATGCTTTTTTCACTTTTCAGGATAACGGCATTGGTTTGAAAGAGAATGAGATTCATCAGTTTCTTTCCGTAATTGGGGAGAGTTCCAAGCGTAATGACAATATTGATGGTAAGGATTTTATAGGAAAATTTGGTATAGGCATGTTGTCTTGTTTTGTGGTTAGTGAAAAAATAATCGTAGAGACACAATCTATATTTGAAGACCATAGTTTTCGTTGGACAGCAAGTAGTGACGGAAATTATACAATTGAAAATTTGCCTCGCAATGAAAACGTTGGAACGAAAGTAATTTTATATTCCAAAGCGCAATACAAACATCTTTTTGGTTTAAATCATTTTTTACCACAGATTCGTTACTATGGAAATGCGCTGACAGAAGAAATTGTTATCGAAAATAAGAATGATACAATAATAGTCAACGAGACCAAAGCGCAGTGGATCAATGGTAATTTAGAAAAAGAAGATCTATTACAAATAGGTAGAGATGTTTTTAATATTAAGTTTTTAGATGCTATTCCATTTCACACAAAGGCAGGTGATTGTTCGGGTGTACTATATATTTTACCACAAAAAACTTCGTTTTCAGGTAAACAAAATCATCGTGTTTTTTTAAAACGGATGTTTTTGACTGAAAATGACAATGGGCTTTTGCCTAGTTGGGCTTTTTTTGTAAAAATGTTGCTTAATTCCAATGATCTAAATGCCACCGCATCCAGAGAATCTTTGATGCATAATGATGTTTTGCGCGAGGTAAAAAAAGAATTAGGGGAAATAATCAAGCACTATTTAGAAAGTTTAAAAACATTGAATCCTGAGATCTACTATAAAATTATTCAGGTACATTTTTTACATGTAAAAGCGATTGCATTGGAAGATACTGAGTTTTTACAATTAGTAATTAATGACTTGCCATTCGAAACAAATAAGGGATTTCGTAGTTTTAGAAATATCATCGAAACTGGACAAACGATCTATTATTGCCCGGATTTTGATGAGTTCAAACAAGTGCAAAGATTGGCAAATTTTCAGGGAAATATGGTTGTGAATGCCTCTTATACTTTTGACGAAGAACTTTTACGAAAAATTGCAAGCGCACATCCCGAATACAAAATTCAAGCGATTAATTCCTACAAACTATTGAATTCTCTTCAAAGTATTGATGAGAAAGAAGAGATAAGTTTGTTAGGTATTCGAACTAAGATTTTAGAAATTTTAAAGAGCTATAATATAGAATTAGAGTTCAAGAGATTTCAACCTTCTGATACTCCTACGTTATACACACGACCGGAAGAGTCTGCCTTTAACAATACAATTAAGCAGCTCAAGGAAAATAGCAATCCATTTGCCAGCGCAATACAATCCATACCGCAAGAAGTACAAAAAAAGCCTGTATTCTGTTTAAATTTGGATAATAGTTTGATTCAAAATTTAATTACCATTACGGATACAGACATCTTGACTCCAATAGTTCAAGTCTTATTTGTACAAGCCATGTTGATGGGAAAATATACGGTGAGTGAAAAAGAATTGACGATGTTTAATGATGCGTTGTATAGTCTTATTGTCATGGGAATGACCAATTTTATCAATATTTAA
- a CDS encoding tetratricopeptide repeat protein, with the protein MQLKDRYQLFSESINLEDILAEPLAFENYKLEDFDKWFYFLSVFEKLLEVSKNKSVDAILLKSIYEILINNSADFRASVYLNEEDYTFFHHKLTQQLEHYAQLNTEAWVELGLQFVLSRRFLQNKDLAKKYLEIAQEKGESVAAPLLNYYNYVSIFDFTDKDIALQNLKELAGTQNPWGIIYYNYIQSWGNDSASVPAAIEPLKDNSDKKVQRHYFQILQSYYRSIGDQENLDKTLEIAVNQYDSSYCKYLLTEMKLANTPPEADKTEIIQAFKETFEYGIIEAATSIALILLPQQLSENTADYDEAIYWLNKSWEYGYSYAAYRLGCLYLYNQTLNNANLGLHFIDEGAKANSVDAEIEWAELHLDGRFMDVNDEKAISIFNNLAEKNVPYAKYRLGNFFEYGNKESEPNYEKAFEFYSDAAEQKLPQALYQVGRFYKYGIGNVTPDNEKAKPYFLEAANSNNVQAITELGLLEEVAAEPDYAKAFSYFDTAAQLGYPYANYIKGVYLENDYHKSGAQQPAEAFKCYSYAAEYNDINALYELGRCYRHGIGTDVNPDKAIELYTKAADANHAKALTELGICYEIGFGVSKDLDKALGYFTQAADLGYFYAQYICGRYYMHGFVTQDSQKGLEYFQQAAATNYPYAFIEIGDYYFYDYDQIDQPEKAFEYYKKAEEQGVISDGIGMCYEFGIGVDKNAEAAFNYYQRAAQEGNITAKYRLGRCLYFGIGTNVDATQAFPWFNEAAQDGNIYAAYYAGLQLLEGDGVLADTNKGIEWIQASAEANFPEAQYKLGNCYLMGEGVSEDDEKAMQWFEKAAENGHEGAMKITKRKRR; encoded by the coding sequence ATGCAATTGAAAGATCGTTATCAGCTATTTTCTGAATCTATCAATTTGGAAGACATTTTAGCTGAACCCTTAGCTTTTGAAAACTACAAGTTGGAAGATTTTGATAAATGGTTTTATTTTCTATCCGTATTTGAAAAATTACTAGAAGTTTCTAAGAATAAATCTGTTGACGCAATTTTATTAAAATCTATCTATGAAATTTTGATAAATAATTCGGCAGATTTTAGAGCAAGCGTTTATTTGAATGAAGAAGATTATACTTTCTTTCATCATAAACTTACACAGCAATTGGAACATTATGCTCAATTGAATACAGAAGCTTGGGTAGAATTAGGTTTACAATTCGTCCTGTCTAGAAGATTTTTACAAAATAAAGATTTAGCGAAAAAATATTTAGAAATAGCACAAGAGAAAGGTGAAAGCGTTGCTGCGCCTTTATTGAATTACTATAATTATGTAAGTATTTTCGATTTCACAGACAAAGATATTGCGCTTCAAAATTTAAAGGAATTGGCAGGAACGCAAAATCCATGGGGAATTATTTACTATAATTATATACAATCTTGGGGAAATGATTCCGCTTCCGTTCCTGCTGCCATAGAACCATTAAAAGATAATTCAGATAAAAAAGTCCAAAGACATTATTTCCAAATACTACAATCGTATTACAGATCGATTGGTGATCAAGAAAATCTAGATAAGACTTTGGAAATTGCAGTTAATCAATATGATTCATCCTATTGTAAATATCTACTTACAGAGATGAAACTTGCCAATACGCCACCAGAGGCAGATAAGACGGAAATTATTCAGGCATTTAAAGAGACATTTGAGTATGGCATTATAGAAGCCGCGACATCTATCGCTTTGATTCTTTTGCCACAACAATTATCTGAAAATACAGCCGACTATGATGAAGCTATTTATTGGTTGAATAAGTCGTGGGAATATGGTTATAGTTATGCGGCGTATCGCTTAGGTTGTTTGTATCTATACAATCAAACGCTAAACAATGCCAATTTGGGCTTGCATTTCATTGATGAAGGCGCTAAAGCAAATAGTGTCGATGCTGAAATTGAATGGGCGGAGTTGCATTTAGACGGTCGATTTATGGATGTAAATGACGAAAAAGCAATCTCTATTTTCAATAATTTAGCCGAAAAAAATGTCCCATATGCCAAATATAGATTAGGTAATTTCTTTGAATATGGAAACAAAGAAAGCGAACCTAATTATGAAAAGGCATTTGAATTCTATAGTGATGCTGCAGAGCAAAAACTACCACAAGCATTATATCAAGTAGGACGTTTTTATAAATATGGAATTGGAAATGTGACTCCAGATAATGAGAAAGCAAAACCTTATTTTCTAGAAGCAGCGAATAGCAATAACGTCCAAGCAATTACCGAATTGGGGTTATTAGAAGAGGTTGCTGCCGAACCAGATTATGCAAAAGCGTTTTCCTATTTCGATACAGCTGCGCAATTAGGTTACCCTTATGCTAATTATATCAAGGGTGTATATTTGGAAAATGACTATCATAAATCTGGAGCACAACAGCCAGCAGAAGCATTTAAATGCTATAGTTATGCAGCCGAATATAATGATATAAATGCCTTATACGAATTAGGTAGATGTTATCGTCACGGTATCGGTACAGATGTGAATCCTGATAAAGCAATTGAATTATATACAAAAGCTGCAGACGCCAATCATGCTAAAGCATTGACAGAATTAGGTATTTGTTATGAAATAGGTTTTGGCGTTAGTAAAGATTTGGATAAAGCATTAGGATATTTTACACAAGCCGCAGATCTAGGCTATTTCTATGCGCAATATATTTGTGGTCGATATTATATGCATGGATTTGTTACGCAAGATTCTCAAAAAGGATTAGAATATTTTCAACAAGCTGCAGCGACAAATTATCCTTATGCATTTATAGAAATAGGTGATTACTATTTCTACGACTATGATCAAATAGATCAACCAGAGAAAGCATTTGAATACTATAAAAAAGCAGAAGAACAAGGTGTAATTTCCGATGGTATTGGTATGTGTTATGAGTTTGGAATTGGGGTAGATAAAAATGCAGAAGCTGCATTTAACTATTATCAAAGAGCAGCGCAAGAAGGAAATATCACTGCGAAATATAGATTAGGCCGTTGTTTATATTTTGGTATTGGTACTAATGTGGATGCAACACAAGCATTTCCCTGGTTTAATGAAGCAGCGCAAGATGGTAATATATACGCGGCATATTATGCAGGCTTACAGTTATTGGAAGGGGACGGAGTTTTAGCAGATACAAATAAGGGGATTGAATGGATTCAAGCTTCCGCAGAGGCCAATTTTCCAGAGGCGCAATATAAACTTGGCAATTGTTATCTAATGGGAGAGGGCGTATCAGAAGATGATGAAAAAGCCATGCAATGGTTTGAAAAAGCTGCCGAAAATGGACATGAAGGCGCAATGAAAATTACAAAAAGAAAAAGAAGATAG